One region of Natronolimnobius baerhuensis genomic DNA includes:
- the coaBC gene encoding bifunctional phosphopantothenoylcysteine decarboxylase/phosphopantothenate--cysteine ligase CoaBC, with the protein MLEGVTVALGVTGSIAAVKTVELAHELRRQGAEVRAVMTGSAQGIIHPWALEFATDNDVVTEITGRVEHVDLCGYDGWADVFLVAPATANTVGKIAGAVDDTPVTTCATTALGAETPVVIAPAMHEPMYDHPGVIEALDTVEEWGVSFVDPRLEEGKAKIASEEAIVCDVARAAGDQPLAGEHIVVTAGATSESIDPVRVLTNRSSGTMGRAVAKACYVRGADVTLVQHGADVPYADVRQVEHAAEMLEATQDACQHADTLVSAAAIGDYTVEPSDEKIRSGQDLTLELEPAPKLIDEVREARPELPIVGFKAETSGDDGAMIEQARQTLERADLAFVVANDASVMGETDTRALLVHASNAAEYEGSKAGLGAEIASSIAVVLGDHGE; encoded by the coding sequence ATGCTCGAGGGAGTCACCGTCGCACTCGGGGTCACGGGATCGATTGCGGCCGTAAAGACAGTTGAATTGGCTCACGAATTGCGACGCCAGGGAGCCGAGGTCCGCGCCGTAATGACAGGGAGTGCACAGGGCATCATCCACCCCTGGGCGCTCGAGTTCGCGACGGACAACGACGTCGTCACGGAGATTACGGGCCGCGTCGAACACGTCGACCTCTGTGGGTACGACGGCTGGGCAGACGTCTTTCTTGTCGCACCCGCAACGGCGAATACGGTCGGCAAGATCGCGGGTGCCGTCGACGACACGCCGGTCACCACCTGTGCAACGACAGCCCTCGGCGCGGAGACGCCCGTCGTGATCGCGCCTGCAATGCACGAGCCGATGTACGACCATCCCGGCGTGATAGAAGCACTCGACACCGTCGAGGAATGGGGCGTTTCCTTCGTCGATCCGCGACTCGAGGAGGGAAAAGCCAAGATCGCGAGCGAGGAGGCAATCGTCTGTGACGTTGCCCGCGCTGCGGGCGACCAGCCACTCGCAGGGGAGCATATCGTCGTTACGGCGGGGGCGACCAGCGAGTCAATCGATCCCGTGCGCGTCTTGACGAACCGCTCGTCGGGAACCATGGGCCGTGCCGTCGCGAAAGCCTGCTACGTTCGCGGCGCAGACGTCACGCTCGTCCAACACGGCGCGGACGTCCCCTATGCCGACGTCCGACAGGTCGAACACGCAGCCGAGATGCTCGAGGCAACCCAGGACGCTTGCCAGCACGCAGACACACTGGTTTCAGCCGCGGCTATCGGCGACTACACTGTCGAGCCAAGCGACGAGAAGATCCGTTCGGGCCAGGACCTCACACTCGAGCTCGAGCCAGCACCGAAACTGATCGATGAGGTTCGGGAGGCACGCCCGGAGTTACCGATTGTCGGCTTCAAAGCGGAGACCTCAGGCGACGACGGGGCCATGATCGAGCAAGCACGACAGACACTCGAGCGGGCGGACCTCGCGTTCGTCGTCGCCAACGATGCGAGCGTGATGGGCGAGACGGATACGCGGGCGTTGTTGGTCCATGCCTCGAACGCCGCCGAGTACGAGGGATCGAAAGCCGGCCTCGGCGCAGAGATTGCATCCTCGATTGCGGTTGTTCTGGGCGATCACGGCGAGTAA
- a CDS encoding DUF7344 domain-containing protein, with protein sequence MVQTQRHDTAAGDGPNAAAEDDGTSASSTGSDASTEPDEQSSSASDEPALPTLSKGEIFEVLRNQRRRYVLHFLKQDGRPVELGDLAQQIAAWEYETTLEGVTPAQRKRVYTTLQQTHLPKMDEAGILVFDSDQGVIEATDRTGDISIYLEIVPGHEFAWRELYLSLGAISCALVAALWLEIYPLTLLSNLAWAGLIAVTVTVTAAIHGYYEQNMRLGTGEQPPELSYRAEE encoded by the coding sequence GTGGTCCAGACACAACGACACGACACCGCAGCTGGGGACGGACCCAACGCTGCTGCCGAGGACGATGGGACGAGCGCCTCGAGTACAGGGTCCGACGCCAGTACCGAACCGGACGAACAGTCCTCGAGCGCCAGTGACGAGCCAGCCCTGCCAACCCTTTCGAAGGGTGAAATCTTCGAGGTGCTTCGAAACCAGCGACGGCGATACGTCTTGCACTTTCTCAAACAGGACGGCCGGCCCGTCGAACTCGGTGATCTCGCCCAACAGATCGCCGCCTGGGAGTACGAGACGACACTCGAGGGCGTTACACCTGCCCAGCGAAAGCGCGTCTATACGACGCTCCAGCAGACGCACCTGCCGAAGATGGACGAAGCGGGCATTCTCGTGTTCGACTCCGATCAGGGCGTCATTGAGGCAACGGATCGAACGGGAGATATCAGTATCTACCTCGAGATCGTCCCCGGCCACGAGTTCGCCTGGCGTGAACTGTATCTCTCGCTTGGAGCCATTAGCTGTGCGCTGGTGGCTGCGCTGTGGCTCGAGATCTATCCGCTGACGCTGCTGTCGAATCTGGCGTGGGCAGGGCTCATCGCAGTCACGGTGACGGTGACGGCAGCGATCCACGGCTACTACGAGCAGAACATGCGTCTGGGCACGGGCGAGCAGCCCCCAGAGTTGAGTTATCGCGCTGAGGAGTGA
- the hpt gene encoding hypoxanthine/guanine phosphoribosyltransferase: MDQLKRSLLEAPIIEKDGYHYFVHPISDGVPKLDPTLLREIVIRIIRKAQLEEVDRIVTPAAMGIHISTAVSLMTDIPLTVIRKRQYGLDDEVAISQKTGYSENEMYINDVREGERVLVLDDVLSTGGTLASVLEALDNIGAEVIDTVAVIKKVGGENKVDDAGYNVKTLINVDVIDGEVVIIDEDGDD, from the coding sequence ATGGATCAACTCAAGCGGTCGCTTCTCGAGGCCCCGATCATCGAGAAAGACGGCTATCACTACTTCGTCCACCCGATCAGTGACGGCGTTCCAAAACTCGATCCAACGCTCCTTCGCGAGATCGTCATCCGAATCATCCGCAAGGCACAACTCGAGGAAGTCGACCGGATCGTCACCCCCGCGGCGATGGGCATCCATATCTCGACGGCCGTCTCGCTGATGACGGACATCCCGCTGACCGTGATCCGCAAGCGCCAGTACGGCCTCGACGACGAGGTTGCCATCTCCCAGAAAACAGGCTACTCGGAGAACGAGATGTACATCAACGACGTGCGCGAGGGCGAGCGCGTGCTCGTGCTCGACGACGTGCTCTCGACCGGTGGCACGCTCGCATCCGTGCTCGAGGCGCTCGACAATATCGGTGCTGAAGTGATCGATACGGTCGCGGTCATCAAGAAAGTCGGCGGCGAGAACAAAGTCGACGACGCAGGCTACAACGTCAAGACGCTGATCAACGTCGACGTGATTGACGGCGAAGTTGTGATTATCGACGAAGACGGCGACGACTGA
- a CDS encoding ABC transporter substrate-binding protein translates to MLALLGGSATVGLAGCSALLGDDDDGNGNGNGNGSDDDTNYEVSDHANKAQAAWERVVDHPAPEDEDTRNEAYLEIEEAVRDDMVLLPLYHSKGERFWYDYVDIPEVGALGIHHQQFTDVEVDGDDELNLLNSTFDELDPIMSTDTASGIVINQVYETLTHYPNGVAEVENKLIEEFEVSDDDLTWTFTLKEGVEFHGGEELTADDVRYSFRRLAESEYSERSNFILGTASGIGVEYDETDDGDVEPDSIAVEVVDDYTVEITIQEPQPALLDILTYDGFSIVPEGIVGDIDGYDGEVDHSEFQTEMANGTGPFEYDDFSIGEEMRIVRNDNYHDGEPTIESVHWEINEDPESRFTYAMEQNADVFDIPTSQYDPSLIDAEERDDGSEIGTYGPFENDEETNYLAVPELGTFYFAFNVSNVPRPARQAIAYVVDHEELIEDVLEERGFEAFGFTPPAIWPTGEDGYNQWVDEWPYSPNETDIEGAAEVLEEAGITEDDPIEIEAATYETAPEYAEMAELIRQKLGDLPISVTNNSTQFSTLQDRGEDGDLEMYSLGWVWSWEDVSYGHFSFEPENTDTSRMPGDATGYYLDWQVNLD, encoded by the coding sequence ATGCTCGCTCTTCTGGGGGGAAGTGCAACCGTAGGACTGGCTGGTTGTTCTGCCCTCCTTGGCGATGATGATGACGGGAACGGGAATGGAAACGGGAACGGCAGCGATGACGACACCAACTACGAGGTCAGTGACCACGCGAACAAAGCACAGGCCGCGTGGGAACGCGTTGTCGATCACCCTGCACCCGAAGACGAAGACACACGAAACGAGGCCTACCTCGAGATCGAGGAAGCCGTTCGTGACGACATGGTCTTGCTCCCGCTGTATCACAGCAAGGGAGAGCGCTTCTGGTACGATTACGTCGACATTCCAGAAGTTGGTGCCCTCGGTATTCACCACCAGCAGTTCACCGACGTTGAAGTTGATGGCGACGACGAACTGAACCTGCTGAACAGTACGTTCGACGAGCTTGACCCGATCATGTCGACGGACACCGCATCGGGGATCGTCATTAATCAGGTGTACGAGACGCTGACGCACTACCCGAACGGCGTCGCCGAAGTCGAGAACAAACTCATCGAGGAGTTCGAAGTCTCCGACGACGACCTGACGTGGACGTTTACGCTCAAAGAGGGCGTCGAGTTCCACGGCGGCGAAGAGCTGACCGCAGACGACGTTCGCTACTCGTTCCGTCGACTGGCCGAGTCGGAGTACAGTGAACGGTCGAACTTCATCCTCGGCACCGCCTCTGGGATCGGCGTCGAATACGACGAGACCGACGACGGCGACGTCGAGCCTGACTCAATCGCCGTCGAAGTCGTTGACGACTACACCGTTGAAATAACCATCCAAGAACCACAGCCAGCACTCCTCGACATTCTTACCTACGATGGATTCTCCATCGTTCCGGAAGGAATCGTTGGTGATATCGACGGCTACGACGGCGAGGTCGATCACAGCGAGTTCCAGACCGAGATGGCCAACGGGACTGGTCCATTCGAGTACGACGACTTTAGCATCGGTGAGGAGATGCGCATCGTCCGTAATGACAACTACCACGACGGCGAACCCACCATCGAGTCCGTCCACTGGGAGATCAACGAGGACCCCGAATCGCGCTTTACCTACGCGATGGAGCAAAACGCGGACGTCTTCGACATCCCAACCTCGCAGTACGACCCAAGCTTAATCGACGCCGAAGAACGCGACGACGGCAGCGAAATCGGTACCTACGGTCCGTTCGAAAACGACGAGGAAACCAACTACCTCGCTGTCCCCGAACTGGGCACGTTCTACTTCGCGTTCAACGTCTCGAACGTCCCTCGTCCGGCCCGACAGGCCATCGCCTACGTCGTCGACCACGAGGAACTCATCGAGGACGTCCTCGAGGAACGTGGCTTCGAAGCGTTCGGTTTCACCCCGCCAGCAATCTGGCCAACGGGTGAAGACGGCTACAACCAGTGGGTCGACGAGTGGCCATACAGCCCCAACGAGACCGACATCGAGGGCGCAGCGGAGGTTCTCGAGGAGGCCGGCATCACCGAGGACGACCCAATCGAGATCGAGGCTGCAACCTACGAAACCGCACCCGAGTACGCCGAGATGGCCGAACTCATCCGCCAGAAACTCGGCGATCTGCCAATCTCGGTGACGAACAACTCCACGCAGTTCTCGACGCTGCAAGACCGTGGTGAAGACGGCGACCTCGAGATGTACTCGCTTGGCTGGGTCTGGAGTTGGGAGGACGTTTCGTACGGTCACTTCAGTTTCGAGCCGGAAAACACCGATACGTCCCGGATGCCCGGCGATGCAACCGGCTACTACCTCGACTGGCAAGTGAATCTCGACTAA